From Pseudorasbora parva isolate DD20220531a chromosome 25, ASM2467924v1, whole genome shotgun sequence, one genomic window encodes:
- the elmo3 gene encoding engulfment and cell motility protein 3 isoform X2 — MQVVREQITRTLSSKPTSLELFKNKVNALNYSEILKLRQTERLHQEETLAPPVLELKERLKPELLELIRQQRLNRLCHGTLFRKISSRRRQDKLWYCRLSPNHKVLHYGDVDEDAEMPSIEALQEKIPVADIKSVVTGKDCPHMKENKGKQTKEVLDLAFSITYDVEEYSLNFIASSRTDFCLWTDGLNVLLGKEMSSESMRSELEILLSMEIKLRLLDLENVPIPDTAPPIPKPPSNFNFCYDFSQAEQ; from the exons ATGCAGGTTGTCCGGGAGCAGATCACCAGGACTCTGTCCAGTAAACCCACGTCTCTGGAGCTCTTCAAGAATAAAGTGAACGCATTGAACTACAGTGAGATTCTCAAACTCAGACAGACGGAGAGACTCCAccaggaggagacgctcgctCCACCTGTTCT TGAGCTGAAGGAACGTCTGAAGCCGGAGCTTCTGGAACTCATCAGACAGCAGAGACTAAACCGTCTGTGTCACGGAACGCTCTTCCGGAAGATCAGCAGCCGGCGGAGGCAAG ACAAGCTGTGGTATTGTCGGCTCTCTCCTAATCACAAAGTCCTGCACTATGGAGATGTGGACGAGGATGCGGAAATGCCCTCCATCGAGGCTCTTCAGGAAAAGA TTCCTGTTGCGGATATCAAAAGTGTGGTGACTGGCAAAGACTGTCCTCACATGAAGGAGAACAAGGGGAAACAAACCAAG GAGGTGTTGGACTTGGCTTTCAGCATCACGTATGACGTTGAGGAGTACAGCTTGAATTTCATCGCCTCTTCCAGGACAGAT TTCTGTCTGTGGACGGACGGGCTTAACGTGCTTCTGGGGAAAGAGATGAGCAGCGAGAGCATGCGCAGTGAGCTAGAGATTCTCCTCTCTATGGAAATCAAGCTCCGCCTCCTGGATCTGGAAAATGTCCCGATCCCAGACACGGCCCCGCCAATCCCCAAACCGCCCAGCAACTTCAACTTCTGCTACGACTTCAGCCAAGCTGAACAATAA